The sequence CGCGGACCCTACGGGGGCGGTACTGCGGCCAAGGATCTGCTGCTGGACCTCGAGGCGTCTGTCAGCGGCAACTGAGGCGCGGAGATCTCGACCGGCTTCGCGAGGCCCTCGTCCGGGCCACGACCGGGTCGGTCAGAGGGCGATCTCCTCGATCTCCGAGGTCTCCCAGAACTCGTGGTTCTCGATCCAGTCCGCGTTGGCGGATCGCAGCAACAACTCGGGGTCGTGGCGCGGGTCGGCGTCCTCGCTGACCCCGCTGAGCACCGACCGCCAAGCGCCTGACCACCAGGCCAGGAGCGCGATAAGCAAGCACGAGCCCAAGAATGCCGCGAGCGGAACCAGCAATTCCACAGGACGCGAACCTTAACCACGCCCGACGGCATTGTCCAACCGAAGGCTCAGCCAGGTCGCCCCCAAGTGACGGCCAGGCGGCCGCGGCGGAACGCCGGTGGCGGACCGGCGGTCCCCGAGACGGCGCGGTAGGGTCGCCGCCTGCCGGAGGAGGTGTGATGAGCGACATCCTGGGCTTCTGGAGCATCGCGCAGGCCGACCCGCAGCGCCTCGCCGTGGTGGATCCGGAGGGGCGGAGCACCTCGTTCGGGGAGTTGGCGGACCTGACCAACCGGTACGCGCACGGGCTTCGCGCCCTCGGTCTCGGCCCGGGCGACTCGATGGTCACGGTGCTGCCCAACGGGCTGGAGCAGATCGCCTCGCTGCTCGCGGCCTACCAGAGCGGCCTGTACGTCACACCGGTCAACTGGCACCTCAGCGCCGCGGAGATCGCCTACATCGTCACCGACAGCGACGCCAAGGTGCTGATCGGCCACGAGCGTTTCGCCGTCGAGGCAGCGGGCGTGCCGGACGGCGCCGACGTGCCCCATGCGTTCTCAGTGGGCACGGTCGGCGGCTTCAGAACGATCGAGGAGTTGACGGCGGGCTGGCCGGCGACGCGGCCGGACGACCTCACGACCGGCTCCATCATGGGGTACACCTCCGGGACGACGGGGCGGCCCAAGGGCGTGCGCCGGTCCTTGAGTATCCGCCATCCCGACGAGTCGGCGGCCTTCGCGGGTTTCCTCCTGTTGCTGTTCGGCATCAAGCCGCATGCCGGCAACGTGTTCCTCTGCGCAACCCCCATCTACCACTCCGCCGGAAGTCTGTGGACCACGATGTCGCTGCACCTCGGACACAGCGTCGTGCTCATGGACCGCTGGAGCCCACTCGGGACGCTCGAGCTGATCGAACGCCACCACGTCACGCACACCCACCTGGTTCCGACCATGTTCCACCGCCTGCTGCGGCTGACGGCGGAGGAGCGGGACCGGTACGACGTGTCGTCGCTGCGGCACGTGATCCATGCGGCGGCCCCCTGCCCGGTCGAGACCAAGCAACGGATGCTGGACTGGTGGGGCGACTGCCTCTACGAGTACTACGCCGCCACCGAGGGTGGCGGGACGCTCGCCACTCCTGCCGACTGGCGGCGCTTCCCCGGCACGGTGGGCAGGCCCTGGCCCGAGACCGAGGTCATCGTCGTCGACTCGGAGGGCCGGGAACTGCCGCCGGGCCGCAGCGGCACCGTCTACATGAAGATGCCCGAACGCCTTCGCTTCAGGTACCACAACGACGCACAGAAGACCGCCGACGCCCAGCTGGGTGAGTTCTTCACCGTCGGCGACGTGGGGTACTTCAACGAGGAGGGCTACCTGTTCCTCAACGACCGGGCCCGCGACATGATCATCGTGGGCGGCGTGAACATCTACCCGGCGGAGATCGAGGGCGTGCTGCAGCAGTGCCCGCTGGTGGGCGATGTCGCCGTGTTCGGTGTACCCGACGAGGACCTCGGCGAGAGCATCAAGGCGGTGGTGGAACCGGCGCCGGGAGTCGAACCTGGCGAGGGAACCCGGCGGGCCATCCTGGACTTCCTGCCGGGGCGGTTGGCGAAGCAGCGCAGGCCGCACTCATTGGACTTCATTGCAGAACTGCCCCGGGACCCCAACGGCAAGCTCTACAAGCGACGGCTGCAGGATCCGTACTGGGAGGGGCTCGCCCGGCGCATCTGACCGCCCGCCGCCGGCGGGCGCGGTGTCGTCGGTCATGGTGCGGGCCCGCGCTCAGGCGCAGGTGTTCGGCGCCGCCTCGCCGGCGAACCGATCCGCGATCCAGCCGAGGAGGTCGTCCCGCTGGGCGGCGATCACGCTGCTGTGGTCGTGGCCCTCGTAGAGGATGCGATCGGTCGGGCCCTGGCCGTCCAGCACGCAGAGCTGTCCCAGCAGGATCTGGCTGCTGAGGGCGGGGATCTGCTCGTCGACGCTGCCGTGGAGGATGAGCAGCGGCACCGGCACCGGCGCCTGGTTCGTGTCGTTCTCGACGATCACCCGATCCCACGGCGACACGCCGAGGGGGCTCGCCACCTTCAGCATCTGCTCGGCGCTCAGCGGGTTGAACACGTCGAA comes from bacterium and encodes:
- a CDS encoding AMP-binding protein; amino-acid sequence: MSDILGFWSIAQADPQRLAVVDPEGRSTSFGELADLTNRYAHGLRALGLGPGDSMVTVLPNGLEQIASLLAAYQSGLYVTPVNWHLSAAEIAYIVTDSDAKVLIGHERFAVEAAGVPDGADVPHAFSVGTVGGFRTIEELTAGWPATRPDDLTTGSIMGYTSGTTGRPKGVRRSLSIRHPDESAAFAGFLLLLFGIKPHAGNVFLCATPIYHSAGSLWTTMSLHLGHSVVLMDRWSPLGTLELIERHHVTHTHLVPTMFHRLLRLTAEERDRYDVSSLRHVIHAAAPCPVETKQRMLDWWGDCLYEYYAATEGGGTLATPADWRRFPGTVGRPWPETEVIVVDSEGRELPPGRSGTVYMKMPERLRFRYHNDAQKTADAQLGEFFTVGDVGYFNEEGYLFLNDRARDMIIVGGVNIYPAEIEGVLQQCPLVGDVAVFGVPDEDLGESIKAVVEPAPGVEPGEGTRRAILDFLPGRLAKQRRPHSLDFIAELPRDPNGKLYKRRLQDPYWEGLARRI